The Vanessa atalanta chromosome 12, ilVanAtal1.2, whole genome shotgun sequence nucleotide sequence taatatatacagtaaCGAAAATGAATCCCTCTCAAGGAAAAAGTCGACAATTATTCTACCATGACGTTTAACGGCGTAGTGGGCAAACATatcatgttatatatataaatatataaaatactagttgtcgGCTGCagattcgctcgcgttttaggggttgatcgtcaaatgttaggtataaaaagcctATTTTTTTCCTTATGGTACAAGCTTGCttaatagcaaatttcatcaaaaccgGTTCAGTGATTTGTAGAATAACAgatagatagagttactttcgcatttataatattagtatagatataaatcagtcaacacatgcaggtttcctcacgatggtatccaataataaaaaaatcaaagtatttacTAGAAATAGAGTAAGAAAACAAGTCGTTAAACAATGATATTGTTGTTTTGTTACATAATGTAAGTAAGGAAACTCATGccattagattatttattaacttaaattcagCCAAAACttctaaagatattttatgaaaagcTGAGGCTTTACAAACAATTCTAAAACGTGTTCTACATACGTtcgttaaataatgttatatacatatatataaatataattacataaattacatacgTATTTATAACTAATTGTATACGGTTAGTACAATAATAACACGCTTTGCCAACAGCTGGACTTAAGGCTCATATTCTGTTAATGAAAAATGTCTGGAGCtaattttttgattgattttattctaTAGGAATATTTTTAGTGAAAATCTAAATCTTTACACTGTCAGCAGGTCAAACCTATACTCACATTTACCATATATTCAGTGAATGTTGATACCAAACGAAGTATCGTTCTAAAACAGAGttcaagtattaaaaataatattttaattgtaatatatttatgtgaattgtgattatttatatatttataataatgttatgttctGCTGATGAACTTCCACGACTCGACTAtaatgtgataaaataaataaataatttcggtTTTGTTGCTAACGGTACTTGCAACAACgaattgtaacaatatttaGATAGAAAAATAATCAATCGAAGCGAATCACACTAAGTATTGAGCTTTCCTTGTATATAGTTCTAATTTGaaatcatcctcctgcccttatcccaattttacttgggacTGCGCAGCATGTtctcttcttccatacttctctgtcggacgtcatctcacaagtaacattctttctaaccatatcgtctttcacacaatccatcaatcttttctttggtcgtcccctacctctatatccatccacaaccatactcaaaacctttctcacaacatggtcctccctcctccgcataacatgcccagttctaatttgaaaatgtaaacatatatatatattatatatcagtaCTATACAGCTGATATGATGTAAATGACTGTGAATGCCACTAGAAAAATCCCTTGGGTTGAACTCAATCAGTTAATTTGACTACTCTCAAACcacttaataatgaaaataatgaacttgagttttaaaacttttctaaCCACAAAAATATCTACATAGACCATTCAGACTGACCTAATTAATGATTCGGCTTTTgataatacgtatataaattctacggtaattaattaattactaaaaaatcaCGGCTAATTAGTGACGCAAAGGCTAATGATCCATATTACTATATAATGCCAGTCGACTCAATTGATAAAAAAGATAAGATTACTAAAATTACTTACGGTTTTCTCTTGTTTTTTATGCACGTTAGCGGGTGTCGCTACGGGTAGTATGGAGAACCAGTGCGTGTCCGCCGAGGCCAGCAGAGTGGCCGCCTTGTCTCCCGTACCCCCGGATAGAATCGGTTTAGTCCCGATTATACCGGTCAGTTGGCCATGATGGAGGATCAAACTGCCCAGAAGGGtctgaaattaaaacataagcTCATTTTACGTGATGTACTATGTGTtgtgttctaaaataaataaataataatatctcaaagaagtttaaatttttaataataaatattaaaaaagatctGATGAACACTCGAGGTAGTTAATATTATACCGCAGACGCTTGCAAGCGTGCCTGTAATAGGCATTACAGCGACAGGAGTAAAAAAGACAAAGTTTTTATCAGTACCTAACGTCTATTTAagtgtaataatgttttatacataaagaTTATTCAAGAACTTTTTGTAGTGTATAATATTGAAGCTACTAGCAAATAGCATGTACGCCTAAAGTTTAACTGAActctcttttatattataaataaataaataaataaatattagacaacatcacatacataactctgatcccaatgtaagtagctaaagcacttgtgttatggaaaatcagaagtaacgacggcaccacatacacccagacccaagacaacatagaaaactaatgaacttttctatATCAACCCGGCCGGTAATCGAATCCGGTACCTCGGAGCGGCGTACCCATGTAAgccggtgtacacgctactcgaccacggaggtcatcactCGACCACCGAGGTCGTGGATATTGGAATactaatttaactaatttactAACCTGAACTCTCTGAACCGATCTCTTCAAATTAGTCTGTATATACGGATAAAATACATCATAATCGAACGGATCTATCTTCTGTCGCAAAAACTCACAAATATCATGCGACAGCTCCATTGCATTCTTATTCTCCCTCGGGACCATCAACAAAGTCAAATGCCTCACATCCATCAACAACTGAAGCGCACATCTCTGATTTATATCCGTCTCTTTCTCTCTTATGACTTTATTGTAATGCGCGAGAGTGATGGAAATAATGTTTTCTATGTACGCTGTGTGTATTTCCGATGGTAAAGTATGTGGGACAACTTCGTCCAGTATCCGACTGACCGCGTATAGATATTCTTGGAGTTTTAGCGAAGGACAAGCTGGCACTTTGATTGTGGATTCTATAGCATTCCCGTCTTCGTCCTTTTCctcgattttaattatatcccATTGCTTAAACCAACCATTGCTGCTATTAAACTATTACATAaccttattattcaaaattaaatttaaaccaaaacGCCTAAATATGACCAAAAAGAAAATTTAGGTATAATCTTTTAAGAATTTGATGTTTATTCTAAAGTAAAAGCCGAAATGCTCCGGTAGTTAAAACAAGCGATTCTTAACTGACATTTGTGGCTTTAAACCCAAGCAAGCaacacagaattttcatgtgcatttttagaattcattttcggagttgaaggaaaacattttcgTTGAAAATCTACCACACGTTGacggaataaactccaaaccgtAATTTACAGGTTTTACTTAACTTTGTTACGTTACAAAatttttacgttaaatttttCATGGTATttccaaaaatacaaaaaatctacttttagcattagcagcctgtaaatttcccactgctgggctaaaggcctcctctccctttgaggagaaggtttggagcatattccaccacgctgctccaatgcgagttggtggaatacacatgtggcagaatttcgttaaaattagacacatgcaggtttcctcacgatgttttccttcaccgccgagcacgagatgaattataaacacaaattacgcacatgaaaattcagtggtgcctgcctgggtttgaacccgaaatcatcggttaagatgcacgcgttctaaccactgggccatctcggctactaAAAATCAACTTACCATCATTAAATAGTCAATATTAGCTTCCAAGGTAAATTCTTGGGGCAGGTCTTGAGTTAATTCTCTGACTTTTTCATCAACTATACGCAGCCATTTCCCCCAACAAAATAGACAATTCTGCTTCAGTACTCCACAAATATCATTCCAACTCTTAACTGCAGCTTCGTTCGCACTGAGACCAATTCCCTGCTCCTCGTTAATATAGCACTTGCGTAAGTTGTGCATAAGAGCGGTTATCGCTTGGACAAATCTCGCTGTATATATGGCGGTTGTTTTCCTTTGTAATTCAGTTGATTGAAGAGTTTGCTCTTCGAAACACGCCTTTATGTATTGCAACATGCTGTAAATAGTATATGATtggattttgtttatattacattGGTACAAATACAAGCTTCATTCAGAAATGCATTTTCTTGAATCTTTAGTAACATAACATCATTTTATTCTCCAGTATAACTATGCTAGGTGCCGATTGTGAGTCCCTCAATAATAATAGCACGATTATTAATATTCCCTCTGACTCATTTAAAAGGCTCCGAAGCAAATTATGCAAaccgtgattttttttaactcatcACGAAGAATTTAGTAAAGAAGTTAGTCTTCTTGTTTcaacttttgtttattattttgacaattatttcactttaatatgttttaatattgaatgcATGAGATGTTTACTTATAATTGACAATTTTGTATTCCTTATAATTGGTGTAAGTGGTTAGTGgaccgaataaataaataaaataaataaatcctctTATTTGATTAGACAATATACACTTATAATaactttacttagtggtagggctttgagcaagtccatatcggtagaatatataataagtgggtggtacctacccagacaggcttgcacaaagccctactaaagcaaaacgtaaatatttaattatatatagttccCAAGTTCgcgacattggcgttgtaagaaatggtcaatatttctaacatcagaaagagctatgggcgatggtgagcACTTACGATCAGGTGGGCCTTTTGCTCGTCAgactaactattttataaaaaaaatctttctcaATTGATAAACATTTCTTGTCGGAATAACTCGAAGGCTTCATTAGATCACACAATATTTTAGAGCAAGGCGGTTAATACGATTAGTAAAATTTTTACTaccttttaatgtatttatctgATGTTTGTCTTAAATATTCTTCGATTTCCTCACTGTCTATATAGACTTGATCGATATCTTCTTCCTCGTCGTACACGTACAGCTTATCTTTCGTACCCTTTCTGTCTTTGTACAGATATTCTTTAAGATCTTCTAGAAGCTTCTGCAGTTCATCGTCTAAGCTTTGGCAGAGTTTCTCCAAGTTAGGCGTTAAGCCGCGATCTTGACGGGACATACCTTTGAACaatgtgttttaattaacaaattgagATTTGATGTCGAAAATGGACAAttcgtttgattttttttaagaaattcggCACTGATGCACTGGGGATGGATCATCCATTTGGCACTGTAGGCAATAGCCTAAAAACCTCGTAATGGCTAAAGGACTCTAAGCACTCTTAAAATTGggaaataaagcaataaaattcattgttaatgatatatttaaagcgAAATACTTCTCCTATTTGATTATTGCAATAGCATACATTCTTAGTATAGTTGAAAAATACATCCAAAATCACGAATAAAATTGCAttatggtaaaataaatatatctaggGGATAAAGCGAGTTTTAAATGGAgtgttattacttattactaaCCTTTCATCAAGCCATTCATAACTTTAACGACCTCATTTCTCGACTCGATAACCGTCTCTCCGATTAAGTCCTTCCAGACGAACCAATTTATATCCGCCTCCTTCTCCACCTCACTGTCTGAAGATACCTTAGTCAGATCGACCAACAGCTGAGTCTTGAATGTATCGTAGACTTTCTGCCATCGATTGTCTATGATCGCCTTAACACGGGATGTCAGGAGTGGTTGGAAGTAGTGACGCCACACGTGTACTTCCGGTATGTCTAATGACTGACATATTGAGCTCCAATTTGGTGGCGATTCTAGAACacaattatgttataatttatataattaaacataattatatggcTTGGGATTATCCTAATCAtaactaacataataaaaacagaaCGT carries:
- the LOC125067840 gene encoding conserved oligomeric Golgi complex subunit 1 isoform X2, with amino-acid sequence MDQPNLLDIVPDQLFQTYYINDIDQVQKKLQYEIERKREELRAMVGERYRDLIHAADTIEEMKDTSSSTLNHINDMMVACKSLHDTHLVGFKIDKNLIQSPSHQATVDPVHTLSVQIKLLMEIPERIWKCINVNDFVKAAQLFIMARHINTGLQLHFGSKNVKPGMQSLQRVVQQQWYSVSNLSRTIVDMCGQTLQDVDISVSVACSCLVGLYLLDSQTMVQLLNTLIGVHSNNSLKTTLQFDLAKILEGDVKAQIKKKIVNGVKIVLKTVELVYACFVENEGGAVLEKLNELYQTNSQPLLELVQYSDPSALKLLPTAVTSYRLSSNKELHPLAKDEITGCVQKWSVWVKSFINENVQALLQNITRVKVLQEIRQETFKIESPPNWSSICQSLDIPEVHVWRHYFQPLLTSRVKAIIDNRWQKVYDTFKTQLLVDLTKVSSDSEVEKEADINWFVWKDLIGETVIESRNEVVKVMNGLMKGMSRQDRGLTPNLEKLCQSLDDELQKLLEDLKEYLYKDRKGTKDKLYVYDEEEDIDQVYIDSEEIEEYLRQTSDKYIKSMLQYIKACFEEQTLQSTELQRKTTAIYTARFVQAITALMHNLRKCYINEEQGIGLSANEAAVKSWNDICGVLKQNCLFCWGKWLRIVDEKVRELTQDLPQEFTLEANIDYLMMQWDIIKIEEKDEDGNAIESTIKVPACPSLKLQEYLYAVSRILDEVVPHTLPSEIHTAYIENIISITLAHYNKVIREKETDINQRCALQLLMDVRHLTLLMVPRENKNAMELSHDICEFLRQKIDPFDYDVFYPYIQTNLKRSVQRVQTLLGSLILHHGQLTGIIGTKPILSGGTGDKAATLLASADTHWFSILPVATPANVHKKQEKTNDTSFGINIH
- the LOC125067840 gene encoding conserved oligomeric Golgi complex subunit 1 isoform X1 — its product is MDQPNLLDIVPDQLFQTYYINDIDQVQKKLQYEIERKREELRAMVGERYRDLIHAADTIEEMKDTSSSTLNHINDMMVACKSLHDTHLVGFKIDKNLIQSPSHQATVDPVHTLSVQIKLLMEIPERIWKCINVNDFVKAAQLFIMARHINTGLQLHFGSKNVKPGMQSLQRVVQQQWYSVSNLSRTIVDMCGQTLQDVDISVSVACSCLVGLYLLDSQTMVQLLNTLIGVHSNNSLKTTLQFDLAKILEGDVKAQIKKKIVNGVKIVLKTVELVYACFVENEGGAVLEKLNELYQTNSQPLLELVQYSDPSALKLLPTAVTSYRLSSNKELHPLAKDEITGCVQKWSVWVKSFINENVQALLQNITRVKVLQEIRQETFKIESPPNWSSICQSLDIPEVHVWRHYFQPLLTSRVKAIIDNRWQKVYDTFKTQLLVDLTKVSSDSEVEKEADINWFVWKDLIGETVIESRNEVVKVMNGLMKGMSRQDRGLTPNLEKLCQSLDDELQKLLEDLKEYLYKDRKGTKDKLYVYDEEEDIDQVYIDSEEIEEYLRQTSDKYIKSMLQYIKACFEEQTLQSTELQRKTTAIYTARFVQAITALMHNLRKCYINEEQGIGLSANEAAVKSWNDICGVLKQNCLFCWGKWLRIVDEKVRELTQDLPQEFTLEANIDYLMMQWDIIKIEEKDEDGNAIESTIKVPACPSLKLQEYLYAVSRILDEVVPHTLPSEIHTAYIENIISITLAHYNKVIREKETDINQRCALQLLMDVRHLTLLMVPRENKNAMELSHDICEFLRQKIDPFDYDVFYPYIQTNLKRSVQRVQTLLGSLILHHGQLTGIIGTKPILSGGTGDKAATLLASADTHWFSILPVATPANVHKKQEKTVKKKPVSASPNKSRSDISDLMSSSLPINFANARSGAASFFNSMTSDWFSG